A segment of the Actinomycetota bacterium genome:
ACCGGTCCTCGGCCGACATGATCGCGTTCTACCGTGGGCTGCTCGACAGCTTCCCGATCGTCTCGATCGAGGACGGCCTGGCCGAGGACGACTGGGAGGGGTGGGCGGCGCTCACTGCGGATCTCGGTTCCCGATGCCAGCTGGTCGGCGACGACAACTTCGTGACCAACCCCCAGCGGCTGCGCCGGGGGATCGATGAAGGAGTGGCCACCGCCATCCTCGTCAAGGTGAACCAGATCGGCACGCTGACCGAGAGTCTCGACGTGATCGCGCTGGCCGACCGGTCCTCCTACGGCGTGGTGGTCAGCCACCGTTCCGGCGAGACCGAGGACACCACGATCGCCGACCTGGTGGTGGCGACGAACGCCGGCCAGATCAAGACCGGAGCGCCGTCGCGGGGCGAGCGGACCGCGAAGTACAACCGGCTCCTCCGGATCGAGGAGGAGCTCGGCGAGGGCGCCCGCTACGCCGGCCCTTCGGCACTACGGAGGCGTCCCGCGTGAGGGTGCGGCCCAGGGCGCTGGCGCTCGCGGTGCTGGTCGTGGCGCTGCTGGTGGCGTCGGTGTATCCGATCCGGACCTACCTGGGGCAGCGGGCCCAGATCCACTCGCTGGAGCGGGAAGCCCTCATCCTGGAACGGGCCAACGCCCGCACGGAGCACCGGATCAAGTCCCTGCACGATCCGGCCGAGCTGGAGCGCCTGGCCCGGGAGTGCCTGGGCATGGTGAAGCACGGCGAGATCGCCTTCGTGGTCGTCCCCAAGGGGGGCCACGCCGCCACCCCCAGCGACTGCTGAAGTCCGAAGACTGGGCTTCTACTCTTGCGCCTTTGTTATCGACTCACTTGTTGTGGCTAGCCAAATGGCGCCCAGTCCCACGGCCGCATCCACGGCCGATTCCTCCAGGGGACCCTTCTCCACGATCTTGCCGGTCGATGGGTCAAGCTTCAGAATTGCAGGCCTCAGACCTCCCGTCACCCAAATATAGTCATCCCCAGTTGTAACTGAGAACTGTATCGGGGCAGGCCCTCCCTCCCCTATCGAGTGGTGACTGAGCACGTTACCAGTGGAGCTGTCGATCTGGATAACTGTCCCGTAGGCAGTGCTAGTAGCCCACACGCTGCCCTGGCTGACCGTCACGTCGGGCCGCCCGCCAACGACGATCGGATGGCCGATCACCTGATTGGTCTGAGTATCGAGGCGAATGAGGTCACCGTCGCCCCAACTGGCTACCCAGACGGACCCTTCTCCAACGGTGAGAGCTGCAAGTTCCGTCGCACCAGTATCGATAACCGCCTTCACTGTGTCGGTTACTGGGTTGATTCTGGTCAGAGTTCCCGAATAGTCGGCTACCCATACAGCTCCCTCGCCGTAGGCGATCGCTCTAGGGTCTCCACCGACAGGTATGTCGTCGGTAACGTGATTCGAACGTGGGTCAATCTTGGAGACCGTACCATCCCCGCCGTTGGCCACCCAGACGGATTCCCCACCGACCGCTAAGGCCCAAGGGTATCTTCCCACGGGAATGCTAGCCACTATCCTATTCGCCCCTGGGTCGATCCTGTAGACGGTGTTCTTGTCGCTACTGACCACCCAAACGGCTCCAAGGCCTACGGCGATCGCGTTGGTGGGAGATCCGACATGAACACGGGCGATCTCCGAACCAAGCCGGCTGCTACTAGGAGCGATCGGTCCAGTACTCGCCTCCGAGCCTCGAGGAAGCGCTCTGGGGGCCAACCCCAGCCCCAATGCAGCGAGCATCAGGGTGGTGAGGCCCGCCACCACTTTCCTTTGAAGGCCTGCCCGTCGCGGGCCCGTGGCACTGGTGCTAGGGCTTTCAAGGCGGAGCTCGATCTCATGCCAGACATCGGGTGTCGCCATGTTTCGCAAGGACTCCCACCGCCTGCTAGTCATCGTGACTCCCATGAAGCACTCGGCGAAGACGCCTGCGAGCCGCATGCAAGTGGACTCGAACCGCCACCTCGCTCATGTCCAGGAGTCTCGCGGTTTCGGATGTCCTGTATCCGAGTACGCCGCGCGTGATGAAAGCCATTCGCTGCTTCGGGCTGAGAAGGTGGCTTATGGCTGCGAGCTCGGTGGCCAGATCGAAGTCGGCTTGGGAACTGCCAGCCGGTGCAAGCGGCTCGGTGATCTGATCCAGCGAGATAGCCTCTCTCCTCTGACGCAGCAACTCATTCGCGATGTGGAAGGCCGCACTGTGTACCCAAGCTTTGATGTCACGAATCAAGTCCAGGCGTTGTCCAGCTTGCGCGAAGGCCTCGGCAACAGCTTCGTCCGCGATGTCGGCCAGACCTCCCGAGTATGCGAAAATGGCTCGCCAGAGACTGCTTCCCGCCTCACGGTACGCAGCTTCTAGGCGTGCTCGCCCCGCCGCGTCAAGCACATCCTCTACTCTAGCTTCGAGGGCCTGGGAGGGAATCCTCCGATGCAAGGAGAGGTTGCTGGGTGGCATCGTCCTATAAGGGGCCGCTTCCCTCGAGTTTTGTTAATGGCACGGGGAAAACTCCGAGGAGCACACGTTGTCACTTCCAGCCCAAAGGGTTCGGCATGGCGGCTCCCCCGACCTTCCCGCATTTCGCCCGTTGGGCGTCCTCGTATCCGGTGCGGTATCCGTGGAGAGCCTCCGCGCCGCTCGTTGCCGCCGCCGCCGAGGTCGCCCTCCTACCCTCGCGAGGTCTGCCGGGTGACAAGGCGACGCAGAGATCGGCGAGCGGAACACAAAGATGTTGGTCCCATCGGTTGATTCAAGTTGGGAGCAGCTGGGCAGCTCACCAGGCTGGTTTGACGGTCCTCGATTCCGGTGCTATTAGCTGCTTGAGAGAAAGGAGTCACCCATGGTTGCCGCCGCTGACTCGGAATCGCCCTCTGCCCCGGAGGACGTTACAGCCACCATGTATTGGGGAGTAGATTCAGTCGCGACGGTAACCCAGACGCATAACGGTGTGTCGCTTCGCGAGTTCGTGGGCAATATCTACGGTGAGCCTCCTAACTTCTGGGGAAGATACTTCGCGTCTCCGGGCTCAAGCCGAGTGACCTACACGAACGCTGAGGGAAGCGACCTTCGCCATCACGGGACAAACCACGTGCTGCCCATTCAGTCTCCCGACCAGACTCGGCTCGGTGGAACGGGGTCGACTGGGCAGAGCGACGCAACGACAGTCTGCCACGACATAACGGCGAAGATCGGGAGCAACACTGGCGACACCCAATCGCCGGCACAGAGCCCTGGGCTGGTGTTCGTATTCTTAGATGTCGAACCAGGAACAACTCTATCTCAGAACTATTGGGATGGCTGGGCAGGCGCGGTGAGAGATTTCACCGTGACGACGAATCCGTTTACAGAGAAGCCGTTTCGCCCATGCGTCTACTTC
Coding sequences within it:
- a CDS encoding septum formation initiator family protein; this encodes MRVRPRALALAVLVVALLVASVYPIRTYLGQRAQIHSLEREALILERANARTEHRIKSLHDPAELERLARECLGMVKHGEIAFVVVPKGGHAATPSDC
- a CDS encoding YncE family protein, whose amino-acid sequence is MVSSDKNTVYRIDPGANRIVASIPVGRYPWALAVGGESVWVANGGDGTVSKIDPRSNHVTDDIPVGGDPRAIAYGEGAVWVADYSGTLTRINPVTDTVKAVIDTGATELAALTVGEGSVWVASWGDGDLIRLDTQTNQVIGHPIVVGGRPDVTVSQGSVWATSTAYGTVIQIDSSTGNVLSHHSIGEGGPAPIQFSVTTGDDYIWVTGGLRPAILKLDPSTGKIVEKGPLEESAVDAAVGLGAIWLATTSESITKAQE